CGCATCGAAACCATCCGCGGTTACGAGCCCGGCCGCGACCAGCTGCCAGAGTGCATCCTCGACCTCGCTGGCCAGACGCTTCGAGCCGCGAACGATATCGCTGAAAAACGGCGCACCGCGGCGGCGTATTTCAGCAAGCACGTCGAGGGCCGCATGCGAAAGGCCGGCGGTACGGTACTCACCGCGTGCGATCAACGCTTCGGCGTTTTCGCGGGTAAAGACCGAAATCGGTGCGAGCTTGGTCGGTCGTACGCGGCGGCTTCGTTCGTCGTTCGGTTCGAGTGCGGGATGCGCTGAGAGCCGTCCCCACATCACCTCACCGGAATAGCACAACTGATCCAGATACTCGCGACGGTATCCGGCAATACGGGAGGGCAGAATCTGCGCCTCCCATGCCGCAGCGGGAATTTCGTAGCCTTCCAGCTGCCGAATGACCGCGAGCGTTCCATCGATGCCGTGGAGGCGAGAGCCGGGCGCGACGTGCTGCCATCGATGCAAGAAGCGAACGTACTGGATCGAGGAAACGGGCTCGATCTCGCGCCGCAGCGTGCCGATCGTACGGCGATGGATTCGCGCGAGCACGCGGCGGTTACACCATTCTTCCGCTTCTCCGCCGCGGAAATGGCCCCGCAGGAGCTGGCCCTGCGTTTCGAGCCGGATCAACGCGGCGTCGATCGTCGCAACCTCGATGCCGAAGCGTTCGGCCAGTTCGAGGTTCGTCGCCGGGCCGCCCGACTCGAGCCAGCCGCGCAGGATCTCGGCTACGGCGGCCTCACGCGTCTGCGGCACTTCACCGTGCGTGGCCGCACTAATGTGCGGTTCCAACGTCGCGCCGGGGTATGCGGCGCGTGCAAAATCCAATCGCTCGGCGCTCGTCCAGAACGCGCCCGAGCGCGAGCGTATCGTCGTCGCGCGCCGCTGCGCGACGAGTTCGTCGTACCACGCGGCCCATTGCGGCACTACAGGCAGCACCACGAGCGTCGCCAAGGCGTCGTGCAATTCGTCGGCATCGCGCACGACCGGCCAAGACTCCTCGGCGACCTCGGCGATCGCCTCGGCGCTCAAAATCCCGGCGCCGCCGACGTCGTCACGGATGGTGCGCCGCAGCTGCACGGCACGGGCGCGGCGTTCTTCGAGCGGGGCATCGTCGAGATAGGCAAACGGATTCGCGTTCAAAATTTCGTGGCAGAACGGAGAAGGCTCCGGCGTATCGATGGCGACCGTGCGTATCGCGCCCGCTTCGAGGCTGCGCAGGATCTCCAGCAGACCGTCCAGGTCCATCGCCTCGTGCAGACAGTTGTCGATCGTTTCACGCACCAGCACGTGATCGGGAATACGAATCGGTCCGCTGAGATTCTCGGCGCACGCCGCTTGATCCGGGAAAACGGCCGCCACCAAATCATCGGCCCGCATCCGTTGTAATTGCGGAGGGACTTTTCGACCGCCTCGCATCCGCAGGATCGCAAGCGCGCGCGTTGCGTTCCAACGCCAGCGTGCGGCAAACATGGGCGCCGGCAACAACGCTTGCGTGAGCACGTATTCGACGCTCGCCGACTTCACGTACTCGAAGATGACCTCGAGCGGAAACGCGTGCTGGTCGGTGAGCGAGAGCACGATACCGTTGTCGGTCGCTGCGGCTTGGAGTTCCAAATTGAACGAACGGCAAAAGCGCTTGCGCAGCGCCAAGCCCCACGCGCGATTGATACGGGCGCCGAACGGCGTGTGCAGGATGAGCTGCATCCCGCCCCCCTCGTCGAAAAATCGTTCGGCGACGATCGTCCGGTCGGTTGGCACGACGCCGAGAATCGCCTTTCCGGCGCGCACGTACGCGATCGCCTGATCCGCTCCCGCCGCGTCGAGCCCGCAGCCGCCGATCAAAAATTCCCGTGCTGCCGCGTCGTCGCGTTCGTCGATCGCCGAGCGAACCGCCGCGACTTCACGCGAGAGTTCGATCGTGCGGCCGAGGCCTTCGCCATTCCAAAAAGGCACGGTCGGCGGCGCACCGCTTGCGTCTTCGACCCGCACGACTCCCGGTTCGATGCGGCGGATTCGCCACGACGTGGTTCCCAGCATGAAGATGTCGCCGGCCAAACTCTCGATCGCAAAATCTTCGTCCAGCGTCCCGACGATATGCCCGTCCGGCTCGACGACCACGTTGTAGTTTGCCGTCTCCGGAATAGCGCCGCCCGATGTGATCGCGGCGATGCGAGCGCCGCGCCGCCCGCGCAGCCGGCCGTTGACGCGATCGAAGTGCAGGAACGCTCCGCTGCGTCCGCGCGAGGTCGCAACACCGTCCGCGAGCATGTCGATGACGTCGTCGAAATCCTTGCGCGCGAGCGCTCGATACGGGTACGCCGTTCGAACGGTCTGGTATAACTCCGCCACGTCCCACTCTTCGCTCGCGCAAGCGGCGACGATCTGCTGCGCGAGAATATCGAGCGGTGACGTGGGAATCGTTATCGCATCCATCGCACCCGTGCGTATCGCGCGCACCAGCGCCGCGCACTCGAGCAACTCGTCGCGCGTCGCGGGAAACAGCCTGCCGTGCGGACGCGCCCCGATCCAGTGACCCGATCGGCCGATGCGCTGAAGCGCCACGGAAATCGACCGCGGCGAGCCGAGCTGCACGACCAAATCGATCGACCCGATGTCGATACCGAGTTCGAGTGAGGCGGTGGCGACCACGGCCCGAAGCTCGCCCTGCTTGAGCCGATCCTCTGCCTCAAACCGCTTCTCGCGCGAAAGACTTCCGTGGTGCGGCAGCACCACGCCTTCACCGAGGCGCTCGGTCAGGGCAAAGGTGACGCGCTCGCTCATGCGCCTCGTGCCGACAAATACCAGCGTCGTCCGATTGGCGCGTATCAAGTCGGCGATACGATCGTAGATCTCGCCCCACATCTCGCTGCTCGCAACCGGGCCGAGTTCGTCGCGCGGTACCTCGACGGCAATCGTCATTTCACGCCGGCTCCCGACGTCGATCACCTGCGCATCCGGGCTCAAGAACCGCGCAACGTCCTCCAACGGACGCACGGTTGCCGACAACCCGATCCGCTGCGGCTTCTTGCCTCCGGCGCCCTCGACGATGCGGTCGAGACGCACGAGCGTCAACGCCAGATGAGACCCGCGCTTGTCGCGCGCCATCGCGTGGATCTCGTCGACGATGACGGTCGTGACACCGGTGAAAAGGGCTCGCGACTTCTCGGCTGTCAACAGAATGAAGAGTGACTCAGGGGTTGTAACCAGAACGTGCGGCCGCTTCTTGAGCATGCGTTGCCGTTCAGCAGCGGTCGTATCGCCCGTCCGAACGGCCGTGCGGATCTCGGCAAGCGTCGAGCCTCGCTGCCGTGCCAAATCGACGATCTCGCCGAGCGGAATCTCGAGATTTTTGCGCACGTCGTTCGTGAGCGCTTTGAGCGGAGAGACGTAGACGACGAGCGTTCGATCGGGAAGCTCGTTCGCCGCCGCCCGGCTCACGAGATCGTCCAAGCAGATGGAGAATGCGGCGAGCGTTTTCCCGGAGCCCGTCGGAGCCGAGATCAGCACGTCCTTTCCCGCGTGAATCGCGGGCCAGCCGTGAACCTGCGGCTCGGTCGGCTTGCCATAGCGCCAGGCGAACCAGTCGCTCACCAGCGGATGGAAACGATCGATCACAGGACGTGAAACACCGAATGCCCGCGGGCGTATGCGCGGCCACTACGAATAACCGCCGTATGCGCAGCTTCTTGCCCCTCATCCTCGCGGTCGCGACGATGGGCGCCACGATCACGCCGAGCAACGTCGCGGGCTTGCGCGTTCGATGGCAGGTCAAGCTCGGCGCGGTCGCCGACACGGCCCCGCTCGTTGTGGGAACGACGCTCTACATCACCGCGACGGACGGCACGACCTACGCGGTCGACACCGCTAACGGCCGAATCCTTTGGCGGTTTGCGACGCACGGCCCGAAGATCACGACGTCGGTCCCCGCCTACGATCCGGCAACGCACGCGCTGTATGTGCCGGGCGTCGACGGCATGGTGCACCGCCTCGATCCCGGGAACGGACGGGAAGTACGCGAGGGCGGATTTCCCGAGCAGATCACGCTCGCGCCACAGACCGAAAAGAACGCATCGCCGCTGCGCGTGGCCAACGGCTATCTCTACGCGCAGACGTCCGGGTACGTCGGCGATGCGACGCCGTACGTCGGCCACGTGGTGGCGATTCGTCTGAGCGACGGCAGCAAGCACGTCTTCAACGTGCTTTGCAGTTCGCATCACGAGTTGATCGAACCGCAAACTTGCGCGGGACAGCGCGCGGGGATGTGGTCGCGGGCCGGCGTCGTGGTCGACCCCGACGCCTCGATGCACGGACGTATCTACGTCGCCACCGGCAACGGCCCGTTCGACGCTTCCGCCGGCGACTACGGCGATTCGATCCTCTCGCTGAACGACGATGCGGCCACATTGATCGGATATCTGACGCCGCCGAATCACGACGAGCTGGAGGCCGACGACTTGGACGTCGGAAGCTCATCACCCGCGATGCTGCCGCGTCAACCAAATAGCGCAACGCCGCTGATGGCCGTACAGGGCGGCAAGGATTCGGTCTTACGCCTTTTCGATCGGGCGCATCTGAGCGGAACGTATCTGCCGCTGCAGTCGATCGGCCTGGATCACCTGCTCTTCTCGATTCCCGGCGTGTGGACGGACGGCGCCGGCACGACCTACGTCTTCATCGGGATCACCGACGGCGTGCACGCGTACCGTCTCGTCACGAAGAACCGCGTCAGCCGTCTGGTCGCCGCCTGGCATACCGCGCTCGACCTGGGAAGAGAGGGCGCCTCCCCCATCGTCGGTGACGGCGTGCTATTCCTGGCGACGAGCAACCAACTCTTGGCGCTCGATGCGCAAACGGGCCGGCAGCTCTGGAGCAGCACGGCGATCGGCCTGATCCACTGGGAAATTCCGGTCGTGGCCGGCGATACGGTCTACTGCGCGGACTATAACGGTACGCTCACCGCTTTCTCACGATGAGCGTCGCCTCACCCATCGCCGCCGGCACGCGCTCTGCGGGCGAGATAATTTGCCGCGATCCAGGCGGATCCGGCGATCCCGAGCGTTTCGAACGCTTCGGTCCAATTCGAGAAACGATGCGGATCGGCGAAAAGCCTCGGCACCCAGACCAGCAAGCCGAAACTCAGGAGCATGACCGTGTTCAGTCGAGCCGCGAGCAACGCCCACAAACCGGTGAGCAGGGCGACTGCGGCCAGCGCAAACGCAATCGTGGTCGCGACCGACCAGAACATTTGGCTCGGCGGAACCCAGGTCGGAACCAGACTGGCCGTATACGAGAGATAGAAGAGCTGATAGAGTGCGAACGTGATAACAGAAATACCGAACGAATAATATCCGATCCGCGCCCATCGCGCCGTGAGGAGCATGGCGCCGGAAACGAACGCAAACACTTCGAAGAAGTTGCCGTAGCCGTCGAAAAGCAGCGGATGCGCGACGATGAACGGCACCCACAGCAAGGCGAGGATGAAATAGAGCAGGCCAAGGACGAACGCGCCCGCTCGGACCGTTCTCGGCCACAGAACCGCGAGGCCGCCGAGAACTTCGAGCGCGCCCACGATGTCTGAAAGAATCTCGCGTAGGGGGAGCCCGGCAAGGGCCTTCATCGCCTCCCAATTGCTGAGGTCGTGCCATGCCAAGGCTACGATTCCGAGACCGATCACCGCCGAGCCGTAGACGTAACGTCCGATCGAAAATCTCATTGCTTCGCCTTAGCGGGAATTGGCGCAGATTCCTTATACTTCTTTATGCGTGCGTCTGAACGGGCCAATGTTATATTGTGTTAGAAGACTTTGGCCCGTCGCGATTTTCGTTGTCTTGGCGGGCATCCATCTCGCCGTTGGAAAGCTGCCCTGCGCCGGTGACGAAACGCGCTACGCCTTCCAAGGCGTCGGGCTCTACACCAACGGCAGCTTCTACCCCGATCGGGCTGTTTGGAAGCGGTTTGCCGATTCGAGCGGATGCGGCAACGGCGGCGTTTTGCAATCGGACCACCGCGGACGGCCATTGCAAACCATCTCGGCCAGCGTTATCTACGGCGCGGCGCTCCGCGTCGCGGGTCTCGAGGGAGCGCGGTGGCTCAACTTTGCGGTCGGATGCGTCGGGCTCACGCTCCTCTACGTTCTGTTGTGGTCACTGTTTCCGCGCCGCACAGGCGGACCGAGTGCGGCTGCTATCGTTTCGTTTGCCGCAATCGCGCTCTCGCTTCCGTTCGTGCCGTATCTGCAGCTCATCTATCCCGAAGTATTGCTCTTCACGGCGGTCGCGGCAGCGCTTTACGGGTTGACGCGCCGTAGGTACTACCTCACGCTCGTGGCGATCGTCCTATTGCCGTTTCTCCACGTCCGCGCGCTGCCGTTGTCGCTGATCTTTTTTCTCGTGCTCCTCGTGCAAATGCGGCGCGACAAGACCGCGATCGCCATCCGTTGGCAATTCCTCGCGCTCTACGCCGCCGGCATGGCGATCTTTGCCGCATCGCAGTACCGGCTTTTCGGGTCGCTCACCGGGTCGGCGTTTCCCTCGTACGCGCCATCGCTCTCGATCGCTCTCGAACGTATCGGGATGCAGCTCTACGGCGTGCGGCACGGCGCCGTCGCGTACGCACCGCTGCTCCTCGTCGGCTTCGCCGGTTTGCTACTCGGAACGCTTCGCCGCGAGCGCGTGTGCGAATACTCGCTCATCCTGTTCGGGACGTACTTTGCCACCTTCATGTGGTCGAACGCATCCGAGTCCTGGACCGCGCGATTTTGGGTCGCGGGGCTTCCGTTCTTGGCGGTCGGCTTGGGCTTTTGGCTGAATCAAGCTAAACGCTGGTGGGAATGGCTGCCGGCGGCACCGCTTGCGGCAATCGATATCGGCAACACGCTGACCTATATTTTTAACCCGCTCTGGTATCTGGAGAGCCGGCAAGCCTCGATTCCATACGCGGCGCTGTTCCTCATAGCACACGTGCACTTCGGGTTATTGCTCCCGGTCGACGGCGAACCGGGTGGCATCGCACCCTATGCGGCGCCGATCGCGCCGCTTCTCGCGTACACGGCGCTGCTAATCGCGCTACTTGTCATGTGCAGGGTGCCGAGCGTTACTCGGTCGAGAATCCTTTTCACTGCGGCTGCCTGCGCGTTGCTCACGCTTCCTGTCGCGTTCGCAGCTGCCAACTCGGTCGACGCGACCGATTACTCCGTCACCGTTGACCCGAAGCAGCATGAATTCGTCGTGCGCCTTAACGCGCCCCGGCAGAACGTCGATGCTATTCAGTTCGACGATCAAATCCCTGCCTTTTGGCAAGCGCCGCCGTATCCGCGCTCTTTTACGATTCGCTGCATCCGCGATGGGCGGGTCGTGAGCGAGACCGACGAACCGGCGCATCCGCTCTTGATCCTACCACGCTGTGTGGACCCGACATCGATCGAGATCGAAGGAAACGCCGGCAGTCAGGATGCGACCTACCGCGGTTTCGGTCGCATGCGTCTGATCCGCCGCCTGCTGTAAAATGCTTCGCGTTTGCGCTTGCTCAACATGGCAGTACTCTCTTCCGTTTCGTGACTCACGGTTCGATTTCGACGGTCGCCTCGGCCCGTTCGATCAAGCGCTTTTCGGCTGCCGGCCATCGTGTCGATGTGGTTGAGTCTTCGCTATAAATGATCATAAGTTCTTTGCGCTGGCCATCGAGTGTGTGTACGAAACGGACGGACATCATTGCCGGCGGCAGCGCGTATCCGCGCGCGCGAAGCAGCGCGTCGACGTGCTGCTCGTCGGAGCCCGAATCGATCCCGCGCGGTATCGCATATCCTTTGGACGCAATCCACGCTTCGAGCGCCTGCAGATCCGGCGCTACAGTGACGCCGGCACGCTCGCGCTCGAGCCACGTGTCGACGTAGAAATCCATTCCGCCGAGCATCGCGTGACGGGTTGAATGATATTCGTGGTGCAGCTTCGGCATCGACGGAAGGTAGCTTTCGAATTGCACCCAGTAGAGCCGCTGCACCACCTTTCGTGAATTCGCTTGCACGAAAACGAAGAGTTGGCAATTCGAGATGCCGAAGAGAACCCAACGATCCGACCCCACAAAGCGAGCGGTTTGCGGGATTCGAATACGAACGCGGGGGTCGAGCGTCGACGTCACGACGTTCCCGTTGACGCCGCGTACCGGTACGAGAGCGGCGGCAAGCAAAAGCATGACCAGATAGCGCATCTGCGATAATTGTAGCACGCTCTTCACCGATTCTTCTCACGCGCGCCGGATAGTTACGGTGTAGCGTGAGGAGAATTGCCTCGTGGTTTGGGAGATGACGCGCGCCTGCGCGCTCTCATGCAAACATTGCCGCGCCGAAGCCATTCCGTATCGGAGCCGGGAAGAACTGTCGACCACTGAAGCGTTCGCGCTTCATGAAAGCTGAGGTGGAAGCCCCTTTGGGCTTCCACCTCGTCTCGTCACTTAGTCCGAGACTAGCGTCAGGGTCGACATATCGACTTGATATTGGCCCGGACCGATTTCGTCGTTCGGGTAGGCGCAAATCTCGCTGCCGTCCGGTCCGAATATTTGAACGAGATTCGGCTGATCGCAGTCGGTCTGCTGGAGGCCGTACTGCGCAAGGAGGTCGGCGCCCGGCGAGTACGCCTGAACCGGGTAGTAGCCGTAGTTGCCGTAGTCGTTGAAGGCCAGACCAATCGAGAAGGCGCCCCAGAATCCGCCGCCCCAGTAGCGCGGCGATGCCACCCATTCGCGGCCTCCGTTCCACTGCCACGGAGAGCGCCCGCCCACGCGTGCGACATAGCGCGGCATCACGGTCCGCTCGGGCGGGTGATACGACTGTTGCTGGTAATAGCGCGACGACTGCTGCGAGTATCGCGGCTGTTGCGAGTAGCGCGGTGTCTGCTGCGAGTAGCGCGGCTCCGAGTACCGCGGCTGTTGCGAGTAGCGCGCCGCTTGTTGCTGGTAACGCGGTGCCTGTTGGTACGAGCGCGATGGGGCGGAGCGATTATACGAGCGCGCCGACGCCGACTGATAACTGCGAGCCGATGCCGCCGGACGCGAATAAGAACGGTCACCGTGCGAATCGGCCAGCGCCGCGGCAGGCAGCGCGGCGAGCAGACAGGCGATGATCGGGATTTGGAGTTTCATGGTGAAGTCAGCCTACGCCCAGAGTTTGATAATGAGCCTCCATCACGTTGAGAGTCCGCTGCCAATCGGATGAGCACGCGTTTAAGACAGCAGGCGGGCGCATAGCCGTGCAGTAAGAAGAACGGCATGCGCATTCTCGTTGTCGGCGCCGGTGCGACCGGCGGGTTCTTCGGCGGCCTTCTGGCACGCGCCGGGAGAGACGTCACCTTTCTCGTGCGTCCGGCGCGCGCACAGGCGCTGCGCGAACACGGTCTGCAGATAAAAAGCCCGCGCGGCGATTTCACGCTCGCGCCGCAAATCGCGCAAACCGGAACCCTC
The sequence above is a segment of the Candidatus Baltobacteraceae bacterium genome. Coding sequences within it:
- a CDS encoding DEAD/DEAH box helicase, which codes for MIDRFHPLVSDWFAWRYGKPTEPQVHGWPAIHAGKDVLISAPTGSGKTLAAFSICLDDLVSRAAANELPDRTLVVYVSPLKALTNDVRKNLEIPLGEIVDLARQRGSTLAEIRTAVRTGDTTAAERQRMLKKRPHVLVTTPESLFILLTAEKSRALFTGVTTVIVDEIHAMARDKRGSHLALTLVRLDRIVEGAGGKKPQRIGLSATVRPLEDVARFLSPDAQVIDVGSRREMTIAVEVPRDELGPVASSEMWGEIYDRIADLIRANRTTLVFVGTRRMSERVTFALTERLGEGVVLPHHGSLSREKRFEAEDRLKQGELRAVVATASLELGIDIGSIDLVVQLGSPRSISVALQRIGRSGHWIGARPHGRLFPATRDELLECAALVRAIRTGAMDAITIPTSPLDILAQQIVAACASEEWDVAELYQTVRTAYPYRALARKDFDDVIDMLADGVATSRGRSGAFLHFDRVNGRLRGRRGARIAAITSGGAIPETANYNVVVEPDGHIVGTLDEDFAIESLAGDIFMLGTTSWRIRRIEPGVVRVEDASGAPPTVPFWNGEGLGRTIELSREVAAVRSAIDERDDAAAREFLIGGCGLDAAGADQAIAYVRAGKAILGVVPTDRTIVAERFFDEGGGMQLILHTPFGARINRAWGLALRKRFCRSFNLELQAAATDNGIVLSLTDQHAFPLEVIFEYVKSASVEYVLTQALLPAPMFAARWRWNATRALAILRMRGGRKVPPQLQRMRADDLVAAVFPDQAACAENLSGPIRIPDHVLVRETIDNCLHEAMDLDGLLEILRSLEAGAIRTVAIDTPEPSPFCHEILNANPFAYLDDAPLEERRARAVQLRRTIRDDVGGAGILSAEAIAEVAEESWPVVRDADELHDALATLVVLPVVPQWAAWYDELVAQRRATTIRSRSGAFWTSAERLDFARAAYPGATLEPHISAATHGEVPQTREAAVAEILRGWLESGGPATNLELAERFGIEVATIDAALIRLETQGQLLRGHFRGGEAEEWCNRRVLARIHRRTIGTLRREIEPVSSIQYVRFLHRWQHVAPGSRLHGIDGTLAVIRQLEGYEIPAAAWEAQILPSRIAGYRREYLDQLCYSGEVMWGRLSAHPALEPNDERSRRVRPTKLAPISVFTRENAEALIARGEYRTAGLSHAALDVLAEIRRRGAPFFSDIVRGSKRLASEVEDALWQLVAAGLVTADGFDALRSLIDAKRRLGEKGLRARPRSSSGRWTLLDSATAGIDPEWFARRLLERWGVLFRDVVARETLAPRWRDLLVALRRMEARGEIRGGRFVHGFVGEQFALPEAIDALRASRRSGDDAELMVVSAYDPLHLTGIILPGSRSPVAASAEISA
- a CDS encoding PQQ-binding-like beta-propeller repeat protein, which produces MRSFLPLILAVATMGATITPSNVAGLRVRWQVKLGAVADTAPLVVGTTLYITATDGTTYAVDTANGRILWRFATHGPKITTSVPAYDPATHALYVPGVDGMVHRLDPGNGREVREGGFPEQITLAPQTEKNASPLRVANGYLYAQTSGYVGDATPYVGHVVAIRLSDGSKHVFNVLCSSHHELIEPQTCAGQRAGMWSRAGVVVDPDASMHGRIYVATGNGPFDASAGDYGDSILSLNDDAATLIGYLTPPNHDELEADDLDVGSSSPAMLPRQPNSATPLMAVQGGKDSVLRLFDRAHLSGTYLPLQSIGLDHLLFSIPGVWTDGAGTTYVFIGITDGVHAYRLVTKNRVSRLVAAWHTALDLGREGASPIVGDGVLFLATSNQLLALDAQTGRQLWSSTAIGLIHWEIPVVAGDTVYCADYNGTLTAFSR